The Elephas maximus indicus isolate mEleMax1 chromosome 19, mEleMax1 primary haplotype, whole genome shotgun sequence genome contains a region encoding:
- the CHCHD7 gene encoding coiled-coil-helix-coiled-coil-helix domain-containing protein 7, translated as MPLVTRKLRDPDINPCLSESDASTRCMDENNYDRERCSTYFLKYKSCRKFWNSVMIRRRQNGVMPSMPTAAERDEILGALGKMPY; from the exons ATGCCCCTGGTAACACGGAAGCTGAGAGATCCTGACATAAACCCTTGCTTGTCG GAATCCGATGCTTCTACCAGATGTATGGATGAAAATAACTATGACCGGGAAAGGTGTTCCACTTACTTCTTGAAGTACAAAAGCTGTCGGAAATTCTGG AATTCTGTCATGATCCGGAGAAGACAGAACGGAGTGATGCCATCTATGCCTACAGCAGCAGAAAGAGATGAAATCTTGGGAGCATTGGGGAAAATGCCCTATTGA